A window of Pleuronectes platessa chromosome 20, fPlePla1.1, whole genome shotgun sequence genomic DNA:
ACCTTGAAGCCCCAGAagagaaaattattattattatattttgtgttACATGTTTTAAAGTCTGACCGTCCAGCTACGACCTGACTGCTCACATTGAACCATTGGCCCCAGACGTGTTAGAAGCTCTGATCTGATTGGTCCCTGAGAGCCCTGAACACTGCACGATAAAGCTGAGACTCTCAAACTAGTCTCAGGGGTTGAGTCAAATCGTACACAGTGTGCGAGTCCGGCTTAAAGAGTGTTTGATAgaaggaagaataaaaaagttaTGATGGCGCAGAGAGCAGTTATTGCACATTGATAAATGAAAACCTGTTGCATCTTGTAATTAAATGGATGTTGGAGACGACAATGTGTCCCAGCAGATTCCTGTCTTGgacatttaaatgtatgttttgtgtgtgtgtgtttgtgtgtgtgtgtgtgtgtgtgtgtgtgtgtgtgtgtgtgtgtgtctgtaggcaGGCTGAGGCCCATCTCCATGCCTGTGGAGTGTAACTGGGTGGGCGACTACGAAGACCCAGCCAAGCTTAACAGAGAAAGTCGCAGAGGTGAGTtgtgtggcgtgtgtgtgtgtatgtgtatgtgtgtgtgtgtgtgtgtgtgtgtgtgtgtgtgtgtgtgtgtgtgtgtgtgtgtgtgtgtgtgtgtgtgtgtgtgtgtgtgtgtgtgtgtgtgtgtgtgtgtgtgtgtgtgtgtgtgttgtgtgtgtgcacctgctgAAGAGCCTGTTAAGAGTCTATTAAATGTTCCCATCGCTATGTTTTATGAATaggtctgtgtgagtgtgtgtgttgtgtgtgtgtgtgagtgtgtgtgtgtgtggagatcaATGAacctccatctctttctctaaTTCTCTGTATGATGAGCATCACAGAGAAATGAAATATCAGGGGACgaggagatgaaaagaaaagtggagcgtcggcacagaggaggagaaaagaaaagagaggaagaataaaagtgagggaaagaaagaaagaaaggcagagagagagagagagagagagagagagagagagagagagagagagagagagagagagagagagagagagagagagagagagagagagagagatgggatggtggagaaaggaaagaaagaaggaaaaataaaaaatgaaataaataacgGTTCCCCCCCGACCTCCACCCGAATCCCTCATACAGTTGCCATGGCGACGctgacagcagctcctctcggTGTCTCACTCTCCTCCGGCCGCTGCCTAGCAACCAGGGGAGGACATGAGGGTGGGAACcgttgaggagagagagagagagaaggatggagaaagagagagagagagaaggaaggagggagagagagagagagagagagagagggagggagagagagagagagagagaaacctgaGTTTTCTCTCCGGTGGGTAAAGAAgttgatggaaaaataaaaaacaagatggaggaCTCTTCAACAGAGTGCGTCTGTGAACAGGTTCAATAAACACTCAGTCGCACACGTCAACATGCACGAGCACGTTCACAAGGAGATTATGGATCCAACTAATTCCACCTCGATCTCTTATTGTGATGAAACGTGGGGGAACAAATATATGTGAGAGACTTACCGCTACAGGAAAATGAGAACAAGGCTTTCTATctccatgtttatttatgtgcattgaAGTTTCTTTATTGACGGGGAAGATTTTAGAGAGACAACAGGGAAGACGTGCAGCAAAGGTCTGGATCAGAACTGATCCTCCATATTTGTGATTTCTTGCAATGCTTGGCTGAGATGAAAAAGATTATCGATTAGACAAAAAGCAGCACGTAGAAACAGACCTGAGAAATAAAGATGCAACTTAAACGTCCAATGAGGAGACGAGAAGTAACTGCTAAAATCAAatcatattgtttttatttttatactgtaTCATAAATCATATTAAACACCAGTCGTCTTATTTCGTGCAATCCTCGGGTGATctgacatttttacttttacaattTTGAAATTAGTCTAATTTACCCTCAAATAACCTCACTGAGATTATAAACCTCTTCACAGGAAGCATTGATTAAACAGCATGTaacagaatataaataatatcatAATTGAGTCTGATTCATTGATTGTGTGTCTGAACAGAGGCGTCACTCATGCGCTACGTGGGGCTGCCCGCTGCCGACGAGCGGACCGGCTCCGACGACTACTCCTCCCACACGGCTCGGCCGGGCAAACGGACCAATGACACGACCAAACGAGCCAAGAGGCGGAGCCACCACAGCCAAAGCCCCTCCCACTATGTCCTGCAGACAAATCAGAGGGATTCCCCGCCCAAAGACCCTGCCTCCATCTATCAcgtaatttttcttttccccctttgcataacatatatttatatagtattTATCAACAGGTGAAATGATTCTATTATATCCCTTGAGTTCTATTAGCAGATCAGTACTGATAGAAAATGTTGTGCTTAGTACGTAATGAGCTCATCTGTTTACAGgagtattatttaaatatatatcgaTGCACCTTATTTACAGCCGAGCCAGCTGCTCACGGGCCGAGCTGTTGCTCACTCGTACCCTTTAGATCATGTGCTGTATTTGCAATTATATTAATCTAtattttacagttgtttttctgttgaatgttgcattgtgggtctttttttctcccctgcaTGTTTAGTTTAACACGTGAAAATGACGATCAAGCTGAACTTCATGTTCCTCCCCTTGTTTCCAGATGtgggggaaataaaaaagatatttTCCCCCCTGATGAAAAAGCTCGGTATGGAGTGTGATGCGAGCGAGTGCTGACTTGTTAttaccctcccccccccccccgtcacttCCATGACACCTGTCCACCCTGCCTGTTCGTCTGAGCTcgccgctccccccccccgtcctccccGTCACTGCGTCCGGGCGCTGACCTTATACATCTTGACAGCATCTCTTCGGAAATTAAaacgtgtttgcatgtgtgggcCTGCCGCCGCCGCTCTGTACCACTGCGTGTTTACCGTGTGCCTCGGTGCTGGGGTGGCAGATGGCGTGTCAGCGGGTGTGGGCGGGTCCGTGTCATCTGTCTCGCTGAGCGCGGGGCGGCGAATGGCCGAGCTCCAGGTTCTGACATGTGTAGTATTGTGACACGGGCGCTCGTCTGTGGTCGTTCTGACCCGTGGAGAGGTCACGTCGTAAAAGATGAGGGTCGTTGAAGCCACGTGAGGAGAAgacactgctcctcctcctcctttgagTCACAACTGTCAAATCTGAACCCACAAACATGATGCACGTGTGTTGGGATTTGATTTCACCATTAAATGTCCAAATGTCATTTTCCTGCAAATTGCCTTAAAACCTACGTCAtattttccaggaattcgcTGTAAATTAATTATTCTGTTATTTCCAAGAAATGCTCACAGTTCTGTTCTAATTATGAGGGAGATTCATAAAGTGTTAGCTGCAGCAGGAGCCCTCATTATATATAATACAACCTTTCTTTGTCCTGATACTTCACTGCTAAGTACCAGATTATTCTCAGGACAATATATTGAAAGTTATGAGCTGACGCGTGAACTAACCGGCGCTGTGGCAGCACGGAGAAAAGGAAGTCACATGATTGTTCTTCACATTTTGTCTCTGTTTCATCCCCGAGGCCCTGAACTGTATTTTCTCACCTGTCCTCCATCACCTGGACGTCGTGACACTTCTCCCTCCGTCTGTTTCTAAGTTTAGACGTGTGAGAGCTGAAGTCCAACATGAGGTCGACTTTTTCATccccccatgtgtgtgtgtgagggaaagaGATAACGAGAGAGCGACTTTGTGTTCATCTTTTATGTCCCATGATCCTTTGCAGCAAACAAAGGCCACtgactcatctctctctctctctctctctctctctctctctctctctcttcctcacagACGTACCAGCAGTCTTCATCTCTGCAGTCAAAGACCAGGAAGAAGAATAAAGGTAAGCAGGGAAGCCAGACGTTTCGGTTCAGCGTGAGCAGAAGTTGCCGTCACGCACAGATGTTCGCCAGCTGTGGTCATTCACTGCTTCActccctcgggggggggggggaactgatgGACGCTGTGTTAAAGTAGGAGAGCTGCTGCTTCCTGGAAACATCTGTGCAGTCAGGAAGAAAACTGAGGAAAAAACTCTGACAGTTATTGATTTGCAGAAAAAAGATCAGTTTTtacacaaatacattatttagagttttctgtttctgctcCGTTTGTCAATCGACTCAGTGAcgtgttttattcacattttctccttttcttttttcttttttttacatcaatgtATACCACGCTACAGTGCCTAGGATTTATAGAAGGAAGGTATATTTGTTTTCAAGATTTAGCAATAAATGTCACAAAGCTGAGACAAAAGCTGTCACAATTTCCCCAAATGTCTTTAAGATGGAGTTACTGCAAATCTGGTATATTTCTTTGTTAAAGCAACTCCATGCAACCTTTGTAGATAGCAGCCTCTCGTTCAGGAAgccgaggatcatgggtaatatccaccgaGTGGGACGACGCAGTCAACACATTGATAGACTTTGTTTTGTaaagggcgctgctgctcaaaaGGCTATCATTGTTCATTCTTTTGCAAAATCTTGTGTAACTCCTGCATCAAATGAGTAATTATCTGTCAAATTCACTCTAATACTTTCTTTGTTGCGCATTAATGCAACAATCTATTCATACCGTGCATCTAAATATGTACTGGTGGTAATAAATCACAgttttcttgtttctttcaATCGGTGAAACGTAAATTAAAACTTCACCGACCGCTCAGATCTATATCCTCAACCCGCTGGGACTTTATCCTGCTGGAGATGTTCAATTATTTATCTGCTTCAGCTCGAGCCTCTGCAACCAAATCATTTTGTagtcaggacaaaacattttttcctCACATGCAGCCAATTTGCATTTTAACACGTCGTCGCCCATATCACAGATTTTTCTGGTGAGTCCAGATTGGACTGTTTGCTGTGTACTGTACGTTTAGTCCAGATGATGAATCCAGTGACACAGCATTTATTTTTAAGGCACAAAAAACGACTCATGTTTTGGTCAAACGTTTTTTCTTAACTCTTGTACAAAAGGTTCACATGATaattagttgcttaattttctatttattctttTTGGTAATTTCACCCCCTGATTGTCCTTTTTCCTAACTTCCCTCTTCTTTGACCGAACCGTCCACAGAGATCAACATGTTGgacgtgtttgtttttctcccacTGGCCTTTCACTCGTTTCACCATCTGCTGCGTGAGAAACTCAGAAAGCTTCAGCTCCATCTGCCCTTTTTTCCACGATGGCCCCGTTTGTTCACTGCGAGcgaagtttaaaaaaatgataacaAAGATGAATCGGTGCTTTAAGTGCAGCGAGCAGCCGCTTTGTCAAACAGGTAATGAAATATTAGTAACTTCTTCTCTCCAGGCTGAGAGGAtctttattttctaaaataagTCTCCCCCTCTCAGCCGGGAGCTTTTAGTGATGGTATCAGTTTATTAGTCGGGGCTGAGGCTGCTGCACAAAAAGCAAATTATCTCTGTTTGACTTACagattcttctctctctgactttATAAGTTATTAATCATCTCCATATTCTCCTCTTTTCACATATAAGCTTTAATTCTCTCGTCTCCTGCACCCGTCGAAGAAAGTTCTCTCCTCTACAGATGCACCACACGCTGCACTTTCCATCGCCGCAGAAAATAAATGGAATATTGAGTTGCaagccttttccttttttttttttaggatgcAGCACAATAAAAGTTTCTCCGGCAACTGGGAGCCAGCTCTGCTCGGTATAATCTCTAATGAGGAGCCTGCTGAGAAAAATGTTACAGGGCTTTTATGCCAGAAGGAAAAAGGCAGTTTGTATTAAACACCTCTCACCTCACTGCAGTGCCGCATTGCTCCCTCACATCCAGGCTCGGGAAATCTTGCCAAGAATCAGTGGAACATTAGGACATTTATGAATGCTTATATTCACACCAGGACAAAAGGGCTAAAAAATGAGCTGCTGTTCTGATTTGTATTCTCTTTGCCGCGTGTGGTTCCAGGACGCGGTTTGGCCTCCCTGAGTCGGAGGCGTGTTTCCTGCAAGGCGCTGGGCAGAGGAGACTGCGAGGGCTGGCtctggagaaagagagacgcCAAGGGGTATTTCTCCCAGAAGTGGAAGAAGTACTGGTTTGTTCTGAAGGACAACTGCCTGTACTGGTACATCAACGAGGAGGTGAGGCTGGGGAAGGTTGACACCGAGACCCTGGGCGATCCAATCACAAGCGGGGGCGGCTCCTATTATGTCCGTTCACACTCTTTTTGATTAGATCTCAATtccctgctctatatgcaaatcaACACGTCCTTCATTTCTGAATGATGATGTTGTCAACCAGCAGGAGGCAGAAGAAATTCTCCTTGACGAGTTCCGGGCAAAACCAAATAGTGTTTGACGAACTCGTAGTAGATCTCAGTGGTACATCCGGAATATTCACACATCTCACATGATCTGTACTTTAAGCTCCTCACTCAATTCAGTCCTGTATATTTCAACTTAGGTcctatgtttataaatgttggTGTGTCAATAAAAGGTTCTTAGAAAAACCACAATGTAATCCAATGGGGCAACTATGACCGTCCATGGAacgttgttatttatttattattctgaaAGCTGcaggcttttgttttgaaagaaaGCGTTAGACTTAGAGCCACAATGGCCATAGTTTTacagttacattttaaatgaacttggAATTTTCCTTAATCTGTCATTTCCCTTtagctttttccttttctctaaaTCGATATTGTTAATTTCTGTGTTCAGGATGAGAAGGCCGAGGGTTTTGTGAGTCTTCCAGAGTTCAAGATCGACCGGGCCAGTGAATGTCGCAAGAAGTAGTAAGTACATGATGAAAAGGTCtattgtatatttatgtgtATTTACTTTTGCATGTGCATTTTACTGTATGTGctctaaacccccccccccccccccccccctctgtttcTCTAGTGCTTTCAAAGCGTGTCACCCCAAGGTCAAGAGTTTCTACTTTGCAGCAGATGGAGTGGACGACATGAACAGGTAGAGCAGTTTGTGCTAAACATGGACCGAGGTCGTGCCGGAGGGCAAACACCCAACTGTGTGTGGCAGGagagcagcttcctgtttaCCTTCAACAAACACATCTGGAAAATAAACGtttcatttgattaaataatgGAAGGAGGCCTGAGTTTATATTGGACGAGTGGTTCTGAAAACATTTGCAATATGTTTCCACAGAGGGCAAAGTAAAATATCTGCTCGTAGAAAAGTGCAGCTGAGATCAAGTTAATTAGTTGATTTCACTTGTTTatagtgaaaaacaaataataaactgaGCTCATCAACCATCTTATCAACATGGTTTTTGAATTTTGAGATACATTTGGACACAAATACTTTTTAAACAGCTAATGCAAATAATTGTAGATGTTTGACACTTTTGGAAAtataacacacactcatataaaaTAGAAAATTATCTTTTTCCGATCACATCTTTTACATAAATTTATAATTTCCTCTAAAATGTAGTTAAGCAGTAGAAATACTcaagtaaaataacaaaatacctCAAAAAGTACAGTCGTCTATTGATTGTACCTATTTTTGCTTAGTCACTTTttccaaaaatacattttctgttaatTTATTAACATGTATTTATTAGTTTGGTAAATATAAACTTGAGTTTCTGTCTGGatgctgtgtttttctgttagATGGCTGAGTCGTCTCAACATGGCGGCTCTGGGCTACGCTGAGCGTGAGAGGATGCGTCAGGAGCAGGGTGAGGGTGTTTCAAatctatcaaacacacacagttaattcattttagtttattttctacCTCCTGTGGTGTCTTTAAGATCTTTGGATGAGATTCCTGTGGAGATTTTTATACATGAATAAATGAGATCTTGTGTTTCTGACAGTTTGTTGTGTGGGTTTCCAGCAGATTACTGGAGTGAGAGCGAGCATGAGGAGGACACCACCTCCAGCCCCAAGCAGGACAGCCCCCCACCTCCGTATGATACCTACCCACGGCCTCCATtagtgagtcacacacacacacacacacacaactgtatcATGGTCTCACATAAAGCTCGTACTGTACGTGAAGGCAAAAATCCTGCCCAGTGCTTCTTCACGGTCCATTTTATCAGCTGAAGTTATCACCCATTAAACCTCCAGGGAGTCGTTAAGGCCACATTTGGGATAATTGTCGCTATAATTGGCTCAGAATCTGGTTGCTCTACATTTAATGTCTTTGTCTCGAGgcgtttttgttttctttcttcgcaGCCTCGGACAAActggaaaaactaaaacaatcacAGCTATGACAGCACCACACACTCGACAACTGTGTTTTTGAAATAATATTCGGAAATCATGATAATCAGGAGTCTGTGTTGTTTGGCTTTTCTGCAAAATCTCAAACACACTCATACCCTCTTCTTTCCTGTTTCTTATACGTCCCCTCACACACTCATCCAATCAACTCGCCCCCCTTCGGAAATCATCACATCCTTTTTGAAGTGTGTCAATGATCCTCACCCTTTCCTCTCCCCCCCGTCAGATGAGTGCCTACTTGGAAGGCAGAACCACTCGACTCTCGTCCACGGAGACGTCTCGCTCACGCTCCTCCCAGGAGGACTTCCTGTGTGGCGAGCCACCCGGCGTGGCCGCCGAGCCGCAGTACCACCCTGGTCCCCTAGGGGGAGGCACCATGCACAGCGGGAGAAAGccagggggcagcagcagcagcgacgtGCAGTACAGATGTGATCCTGTAGAGGTGTGTGATGGTGTCAGGCATCAAACATTTAGATTCATTTATTCTCGATTGGTcaactttttttctgtctcgTCCCACAGTACCGTTCCAGTCCTGCGGGGGGCAGCAGCGAGACGGGCTCCCCGGGCCGGTCATCTTCGTCTCAGAGACGTTCTTGGCAGGACCTGATCGAGACGCCGCTGACCGAGGCCGGACTGCACTACTTACAAACCGGACCATTAGGTAACGTCCTGTTAGAGGCTTCGTGGACACAACTGGACAAAAAAAGATATTCATCAGGAGGCTCAGACACTCTTCTAAACATCTGCATGAAATGATTATCTCATTAACGATAGAAGAATACGATTTTTAAGTTAAATCCCAAATTCTGAAGTCAcgacacagaacacagagtgaTGTTTTGTGTCTTCTGTTACCGCAGAGGACGCAGTGTTTGCTGAGCCCGGCCCCGGAGGCGGCACCATGCCGGTCGGAGCCGTGTACACTCTCCCGGCTCAGAGGAACGTCCCGCTGCCCATGGCCATGCAGAGGCTGATCCCTATGGCAACCCAGGGAGGGAAACCCCGCAGCTTCACGCTGCCGAGAGACAGCAACCTACACACACTCCTCACGCCCCCTGCCAAAGAAGTGCAGCAAACGTACAATGGTGAGTCCATCCAGGATCATGCATGTGGTGTCGtgctgtaatgtgtgtgtgtctgtgtgtgtgtgtgcgtgtgtgtgtatgggctGGTGGCCATCAGGTGGAAGCAGAAATGTGTCTTGACAGCCAGCAGAGACTGTAAAGATTTTTTAAGGTGAAGACTTTGACGTCAATACATGTTCCAGAAATAAAAAACGCTCTCGGGCGATCACACACGTTATAATCATTGTCGGTATCAAGtagggtaacacacacacacacacacacacacacactccagtcaCACACTCGTCTAATGAGGCTAATGAGACGTGGGTGCACTGGTTGCCAAGGTGAGTCCAGCAGCGTACAGGAAGTAACTGAAATAGTAAACAAGACTAATTTATGTAATCAGGTGAATTATCAGAGAGAATTAAGAACCGAACGATGAAGTATAATAATCATCGTGAAGCAGAGGAAatggagaaagtggagaagacGCCCCGGAGGGCTGAACAGGATTCTTACCATCATTAGTAATGTCTCTGTGTTCAGTTGACGTAATGTACTCGGTGTGGTGTCGTGTGcagtgctgccctctagtggctgcTCTGAGAAATAGATCAATCCCCTCAGATAAACGAAACCTTAACTTTAAATCTTGGGACCCAGAGGGGTTGTTGGAGGGTTTGAATGAATCATGCGAGTCTCTGTCTCCGTTGCAGGTGGCAGTGAGGGTGCGTCCCTCGGCGACCTGTTCCGGGCCTGCGAGCAGAGCGGCGTTTGCCCTCTAGGTCGCGGGTCGGAGGCCAAAGGTCAGTCGGAGTTCAGGCAGTCGTTCCTCAGACGGGCCGCCGACCCCCAGCTCAACGACCGCCTGCACCGCCTGAGGATCCTGACCTCCACGCTGAAGGTGGGTTCATGCTCTTCTCCTCAcggtgtaaacacacacagaccaggaGGAGTGGATGtgcacagacagagaaagacacttacacttacaaaataaaagccagcCCCTGTTTTGCCATTTGGATGCTTTCAGCAGTGGTGGAGTAGGTACTCAAACATTTTTGAGTAAAACAGTAAAATTGCAAATAAATGGACAATAATGAGTCTCGGCTCACAGTGTGAACATGAAACAAAAGATGAAGGGGAGTAGAAAATACAGATATTTGATGATGTaagtaataaaagtaaaagtgaaaagtaccaGTAAATTAATGTACCTTGTTACATCCAACCACTGGCTGAAGTATTTGGTGTATTTGTTGAAATTACTTCAACCATAAATAtaaatttgtgtgttttcttttaatggAAATCCTACACATTTAGAAAACATCAAACATTTCCACAGAAACAGATGAATTCAAATCCTTTACTCCCTCCTTCAGtgtgaatgtttttcttttgtgtgggGCTGATGCATCTCACTTTATGGAGCTAGTTGTGATTCACTGTTCATTTTTGTGACCATAATTTacgcatatgcacacacacacacacacacacacacacaaacacacactgagccgTGCTGCAGAATGTCTCTGTTTTGTTAGTTTTAGTGGTGTCATCTGTCTTAGTCTGTCTCCTCGGTTTTGTTGTGAGTCTTTTCTCTCGAGCTCCGTCGAGCAGCCATCTGTGGCTTCGTGCTTCGTGAGCTATGGTTATGTTCCccgggccgggggggggggggggggggggggggggctgtaagtGGCTCGGCTTCCATTCTGCTGTGGCTGTTGTTCCTCCTTGTCTCTGGAGTTTTTGTATCTCTgtcgcctcctccatgttcgtgGACAGGTACGGTTTGGCgagggggtgggagggggggggggttgtccctTGTGCCTGTAGCTACTTTGGCTGTTCACTGGGGGAGGATCTGTGGCTTTGGCTGTTCCCTGGAGGAGGATCTGTGGCTTTGGCTGTTCCCCATGTCTGCCAGTACGCGTCGAGTGGAGGAGCTTACATGCCTCTGCCCTGTCCTGCGTCTCCTCAAAGGAATACACCGAGTTTCAGGGGGAGCTGGGATGAAAAATAACGAGACCACACAGCGGATAACAAAGTCAGCCCAGTCACCGCCTCTACACACAACCGCCATTTACGAGAGAAGCTGCTTTATGTGTGAGGACAGCAGCCATAACTCATCTGCTCCAGTTGCTCTGGAAACAAGGAAGATGCAAATTTCATGTTTCAAAACTGAACCAAAACAAAAGAGAGCATTGGTCCATTTAAATAGGAaagtaaataatataaaggttcTTACAATAACTGTATAATAATCGAAAAATTTTCTGTGGCTTCCTGACAAAATTGTGACCCTTTTATATTTCCAGGGGTTAATGATCTTATTTAACAGATGTTAGTTTATTTGATCTGTCATAATTAATAATACGTATTCATTAATCCATGTTGATTATTTCCACCTGTGGCTTCCTGACAAATTAAAGAGCTGTTTTTCTAATTAGAAAATAACTACTTTATTTACTGCACAACATAAACCATTTATGAAATGTACCTTACTTATAATTTGGTATTAAAGCAGCTTGAAATAGATAATCTGTTTGATTTTACTACATTATAATTTAGTTAAGTGATAATCTGCCTTATCTCTGCTAATTAaaaccttggtggaggtaattattGTCGAGCACATGTAGAATCTCTCTGTGTTCTCATAAACGGACCAACTCACTGATATCAAATCCCACCACAACCGGTGTATCCCTTTAAGTGTGTGTCCTGCTTTTCGTTTGTctgcgtttttttttaaagaacactGGTTTAAAAGGAACAAATTTTAAAAGTGACCCGCTCCTCCTGTGTTTCTGCATCCCCATAGGACAGGGAGGGGGAGCTAGCGTTGATTGACAGGCTGTTGGCCAATCCCCAGCTGTCGTCGGCTGAGTTCCAGGAGTGGAAGAGAGCCTATCAGGAGCTGTTCACTCAAGAGCCAGAGCCCGCCGCTGAATCAGACCCCGGCCCGCCCCC
This region includes:
- the cnksr2a gene encoding connector enhancer of kinase suppressor of ras 2, with the protein product MALVMEPVSKWSTSQVVDWMKGLDDCLQQYVCVFERGGVCGERLLRISHAELEELGVSRIGHQELILEAVDLLCALNSGLETESVRTLAHKLGASAKNLQNFISGRRRSSQSESRSSRRLPNDLLTSVVDLITAAKSLLAWLDRSPFAAVADYSVTRNNVIQLCLELTTIVQQDCTVFETENKILHVCKTLSEVCEHIVCVSSDPLVSQSAHLELVHLTNIKSSDGLGMYIKSTYDGLHVITGTTEGSPADRCKKIHAGDEVIQVNHQTVVGWQLRNLVGSLRSDKGVVSLTLKKRPQSTLSSAPALLKNMRWKPLALQPTRSPGSGSGTPSGTPTKTSALHDLYIPPPPAEPYTPRDETGALSGDEASRNHGVVSLAKRSESPNSFLDQESRRQEEEEPVYCTTPTYGRLRPISMPVECNWVGDYEDPAKLNRESRREASLMRYVGLPAADERTGSDDYSSHTARPGKRTNDTTKRAKRRSHHSQSPSHYVLQTNQRDSPPKDPASIYHTYQQSSSLQSKTRKKNKGRGLASLSRRRVSCKALGRGDCEGWLWRKRDAKGYFSQKWKKYWFVLKDNCLYWYINEEDEKAEGFVSLPEFKIDRASECRKKYAFKACHPKVKSFYFAADGVDDMNRWLSRLNMAALGYAERERMRQEQDYWSESEHEEDTTSSPKQDSPPPPYDTYPRPPLMSAYLEGRTTRLSSTETSRSRSSQEDFLCGEPPGVAAEPQYHPGPLGGGTMHSGRKPGGSSSSDVQYRCDPVEYRSSPAGGSSETGSPGRSSSSQRRSWQDLIETPLTEAGLHYLQTGPLEDAVFAEPGPGGGTMPVGAVYTLPAQRNVPLPMAMQRLIPMATQGGKPRSFTLPRDSNLHTLLTPPAKEVQQTYNGGSEGASLGDLFRACEQSGVCPLGRGSEAKGQSEFRQSFLRRAADPQLNDRLHRLRILTSTLKDREGELALIDRLLANPQLSSAEFQEWKRAYQELFTQEPEPAAESDPGPPPLTPSLSHTHSYIETHV